The Theropithecus gelada isolate Dixy chromosome X, Tgel_1.0, whole genome shotgun sequence genome includes a window with the following:
- the LOC112616002 gene encoding nuclear RNA export factor 2-like, with protein sequence MLYFSIYGVLKEEHSDGSSSPQGENKGGDSSQGSFGKENFHDEHDGNPSTLQPNSRSVECRSEYQDRIPPEREVEKNTQNGDLGTWFKVTIPYGIKYDKTWIVNSIQSHCNVPFTPVAFHYNKNQAHFFVQDVSAACALKKVNCKIHDEKNQKVFVFVNLSTKPQSMQKMLKPKEMAQLKLTLNKRYDVSQQALDLQRLRFDPDLVKHHIDIILNRRNCMAATLKIIERNFPELLSLNLCDNKLHQLDGLSDIIEKAPKVKTLNLSKNKLKSAWELGKVKGLKLEELWLEGNPLCSTFSDQSAYVSTIREYFPKLLRLDGQELGSPIIIGIEAPEILKSCKESYKGSETIKSLVLQFLLQYYLIYDSEDRKGLLSVYHDKACFSLTITLNPEDPEPSSLEKYFKDSRNIKNIKDPHLRVQLLKHTKREIVDSLSVLPRTQHDLNSYVVDLCIQTERMLFFSVNGVFKEVEGESPGSVLAFTRTFILTSISNSNLYIVNDKLIVRNASMKETQSAFSIPVPAPSSSSLPTLSQEQQEMVETVSIESGVKLEQSQKCLQDSE encoded by the exons AACACAGTGATGGTAGCAGCTCTCCtcaaggagaaaataaaggtGGAGATTCTTCCCAGGGGAGTTTTGGAAAGGAGAACTTTCATGATGAACATGATGG CAACCCCTCTACCTTACAACCCAATAGTAGGAGTGTGGAATGCCGTAGTGAATACCAAGATAGAATTCCTCCAGAGAGAGAAGTGGAGAAGAACACACAGAATGGAGACCTGGGGACCTGGTTCAAGGTCACA ATTCCCTATGGGATAAAGTATGATAAGACTTGGATAGTGAATTCAATCCAGAGCCATTGCAATGTCCCCTTCACTCCAGTCGCT TTCCACTACAACAAAAATCAGGCCCACTTCTTTGTTCAGGATGTTAGTGCTGCCTGTGCATTAAAGAAAGTCAACTGCAAGATTCATGATGAGAAAAACCAAAAG gtgtttgtttttgtcaatCTTTCTACTAAACCCCAGTCTATGCAGAAAATGTTGAAACCAAAAGAGATGGCACAGCTAAAG TTGACCCTGAACAAACGATATGATGTCTCCCAGCAAGCTCTTGATCTCCAGAGGCTCCGCTTTGACCCAG ACTTGGTGAAACATCATATTGATATAATCCTGAATCGAAGAAACTGCATGGCTGCCACTCTGAAGATCATTGAAAGGAATTTCCCTGAG CTATTATCTTTGAACTTGTGTGACAACAAACTGCACCAGCTGGATGGCCTGTCTGACATTATAGAGAAGGCTCCCAAAGTCAAGACCCTGAATCTCTCCAAAAATAAG CTGAAGTCAGCATGGGAGTTGGGCAAGGTGAAAGGGCTGAAGCTCGAAGAGCTATGGCTAGAAGGGAACCCCTTGTGCAGCACCTTCTCGGACCAGTCCGCCTATGTAAG TACCATCCGGGAATATTTCCCCAAGTTGTTACGCCTG GATGGCCAGGAGTTAGGATCTCCAATTATAATTGGCATTGAAGCCCCTGAGATATTAAAATCTTGTAAG GAAAGCTATAAAGGATCTGAGACCATAAAGAGTCTGGTACTTCAGTTCCTGCTTCA GTATTACTTGATCTATGACTCTGAAGATCGAAAGGGTCTCCTCAGTGTTTACCATGACAAGGCCTGCTTCTCCCTGACCATTACCCTCAACCCTGAGGACCCAGAACC GAGCAGCTTGGAAAAATACTTCAAGGATAGCAGGAATATAAAGAATATCAAGGACCCTC ACCTGAGGGTTCAGTTGCTGAAGCACACAAAACGTGAGATTGTGGACTCCCTCAGTGTATTGCCTAGAACTCAGCATGACCTTAACTCCTATGTGGTAGATTTGTGCATCCAGACG GAAAGGATGCTCTTCTTTTCTGTCAATGGAGTATTTAAGGAAG tggAAGGAGAGTCTCCAGGTTCTGTTCTTGCCTTCACCCGAACTTTCATCTTGACTTCTATCAGCAATTCCAA TCTGTATATTGTGAATGACAAGCTGATTGTGAGGAATGCCAGCATGAAGGAGACCCAGAGTGCCTTCTCCATCCCAGTGCCTGCACCCTCCTCCAGCTCCTTGCCTACCCTCTCCCAGGAGCAGCAGGAAATGGTGGAGACTGTCTCCATCGAGTCTGGGGTGAAACTTGAGCAGTCTCAGAA GTGCCTTCAGGACAGTGAGTAG